In the genome of Prosthecobacter dejongeii, one region contains:
- a CDS encoding ROK family protein produces the protein MRQKTSDLRQLYASTILHIRSGRATSRTTLAKALGISASTVGLYVDQLIATGHLSESGLEHGFMGRPKRRLMVKQEPGWFAGVEFNANRIQVIGLDFSGQILSGEKVPLPANPSAAEVEASILSSIAQLQTRQSRPLLGVGVGAPGLVNSKEGISLRYSFVRGWENVPLKSLLTEKFKVPVEVENNLRSIALAERWFGEHREEKDYIIVGPRSGFAIACVQAGKLVHGAHHAAGEIGLWPWPLSGDGSRRELHHWLSAPMSYRRLAGLSETAPVPDDLHTAMASLVNDPSTHWDEVAADYARVLGCVQLLLDPKLCLLHGPLTALGDRFCKAVMLASIQVAPALYEVPLKLVRSQLGDDAGALGAASLAMEAWLPTYV, from the coding sequence ATGCGCCAAAAAACATCGGATCTCCGCCAACTGTACGCTTCCACCATCCTTCACATCCGCAGTGGAAGAGCCACCTCGCGCACCACTCTGGCGAAGGCTTTGGGCATTTCCGCTTCCACCGTCGGGCTGTATGTGGATCAGCTCATCGCCACAGGCCACCTCAGTGAATCCGGGCTGGAACATGGTTTCATGGGCCGCCCAAAGAGACGCTTGATGGTAAAGCAGGAGCCCGGCTGGTTTGCCGGTGTCGAATTCAATGCCAACCGTATCCAAGTCATCGGGTTGGATTTTTCGGGCCAGATTTTATCTGGAGAAAAGGTGCCTCTTCCCGCAAATCCTTCGGCGGCAGAAGTCGAGGCCAGCATCCTTTCTAGCATCGCCCAGTTGCAGACCCGGCAATCCAGGCCCCTGCTCGGCGTGGGAGTCGGAGCCCCGGGACTGGTGAATTCTAAAGAAGGCATCTCCCTGCGTTACTCATTTGTACGCGGCTGGGAAAATGTACCCCTGAAGAGCCTGCTGACTGAGAAATTTAAAGTCCCGGTCGAGGTGGAGAATAACCTACGCAGCATCGCCCTCGCAGAACGCTGGTTTGGAGAGCACCGGGAAGAGAAGGACTACATCATCGTAGGTCCTCGCAGTGGCTTTGCCATCGCCTGTGTGCAAGCCGGGAAACTCGTCCATGGCGCTCACCATGCAGCGGGTGAGATCGGCCTGTGGCCTTGGCCGCTGAGTGGTGATGGCAGTCGGCGGGAGTTGCACCACTGGCTGAGTGCGCCCATGAGCTACCGCCGCCTCGCGGGCCTGAGTGAGACGGCCCCCGTGCCGGATGACCTCCACACGGCCATGGCCAGTCTAGTCAATGATCCCAGTACTCATTGGGATGAAGTAGCCGCAGACTATGCCCGCGTGCTGGGCTGTGTGCAGCTCCTTTTAGACCCCAAGCTCTGTCTCCTTCATGGTCCCTTGACGGCCCTGGGAGATCGCTTTTGCAAAGCGGTCATGCTCGCCTCCATCCAGGTAGCTCCCGCCCTCTATGAAGTGCCTCTGAAACTGGTACGCTCCCAGTTAGGCGACGATGCTGGTGCCCTCGGCGCAGCCAGCTTAGCCATGGAAGCCTGGCTGCCGACCTATGTTTGA
- a CDS encoding potassium transporter Kup, whose translation MSEHKPSNNWSLALVALGVVFGDIGTSPLYALRECLDHAGYDPTIHGVEMVYGPISLMFWSLTIMVAVKYLSLLSYATAQGEGGMFALLSLLRSKKEALSPKSMSFVLLVVLFGASLLYGDGMITPAISVLSAVEGLKQINPGLSQWVVPIAVTILMGLFVVQKHGTDKIGVAFGPIMIVWFFALGGLGLYRFLEHPEVIQALSPHWGFMYLIHHGYHGIVIMGMVLLAVTGCEALYADIGHFGHKPLQQSWFLLVWPALTLNYLGQGALVVNNPDAVEHPFFNLVPQALLVPMIILATAATIIASQAMITGVFSLTQQAVQLGYLPRLKIVHTNPDVRGQIYMPQVNFLLMVACIALVIGFKTSSALASAYGLSVSLEMLLTSILFFFVARRIWDWPFWKAFLPVMVFMIIEFGYVAGSLVKFMQGAWFPLVVAAFIWLIMKTWMDGRAFLFQAMQRGRLPVKHLVDEIQKDRIVRVPGTAVFMSASADGLPLALLHHLKHNKALHKQVVLLTVKFEDVPHLRGQTRHEIEQHCDEFYRVVLRYGFAESPQVFDDLCHALSEKTKLKRAGITFYQSREILLTNGPGKMARWRKRLFVTLSRLSRPATGYFDLPPRQVCELGIQLEV comes from the coding sequence ATGTCCGAACATAAACCGTCAAATAACTGGTCCCTCGCCCTGGTGGCTCTGGGAGTTGTCTTTGGGGATATTGGTACCAGCCCGCTGTATGCTCTGCGGGAATGTTTGGACCATGCAGGCTATGATCCCACGATCCATGGCGTCGAAATGGTGTACGGGCCCATTTCCCTCATGTTTTGGTCCCTGACCATCATGGTGGCAGTCAAGTACCTCAGCCTCCTGAGTTACGCCACCGCCCAGGGTGAAGGGGGCATGTTTGCTCTGCTATCCCTGCTGCGGTCCAAGAAGGAAGCCCTCTCTCCAAAAAGCATGTCGTTTGTGCTCTTGGTGGTCCTGTTTGGGGCTTCGCTTCTCTATGGGGACGGCATGATCACCCCGGCCATCTCGGTGCTTTCTGCCGTAGAAGGTCTCAAACAGATCAATCCCGGGCTTTCTCAATGGGTGGTCCCCATTGCCGTGACGATCCTTATGGGCCTTTTCGTCGTACAAAAACACGGGACGGATAAGATTGGCGTCGCCTTTGGTCCCATCATGATTGTCTGGTTCTTCGCCCTCGGGGGGCTAGGACTGTATCGGTTTCTCGAGCATCCCGAAGTGATCCAGGCCCTGTCGCCCCACTGGGGTTTCATGTATCTGATCCATCACGGTTATCACGGCATCGTCATCATGGGCATGGTGCTGCTGGCCGTCACGGGTTGTGAGGCATTGTATGCAGATATTGGCCACTTTGGTCACAAGCCGCTTCAGCAGTCCTGGTTTCTCCTGGTTTGGCCTGCCCTGACCCTGAATTACCTCGGCCAGGGGGCCCTGGTGGTGAATAACCCGGATGCCGTCGAGCATCCGTTTTTCAATCTCGTGCCGCAGGCATTGCTCGTGCCCATGATCATCCTGGCCACCGCTGCCACCATCATCGCCTCCCAGGCCATGATTACCGGGGTCTTCTCGCTGACCCAGCAGGCCGTCCAATTGGGCTACCTACCTCGCCTGAAAATCGTCCACACGAATCCCGACGTGCGCGGGCAGATTTACATGCCACAGGTCAACTTTTTGCTCATGGTGGCCTGCATCGCATTGGTGATCGGTTTCAAAACCTCCAGCGCTCTAGCTTCTGCTTACGGGCTTTCGGTCTCTTTAGAAATGCTGCTCACCAGCATTTTGTTCTTCTTCGTCGCACGGCGCATCTGGGATTGGCCCTTCTGGAAGGCCTTCCTTCCCGTGATGGTCTTCATGATCATCGAGTTTGGTTACGTCGCGGGCAGTTTGGTAAAATTCATGCAGGGAGCCTGGTTCCCTCTGGTGGTCGCCGCGTTCATTTGGCTGATCATGAAGACCTGGATGGATGGGCGTGCTTTCCTCTTCCAGGCCATGCAGCGCGGGCGCTTGCCCGTGAAACACCTGGTGGATGAGATTCAAAAGGACCGCATCGTTCGGGTGCCTGGTACCGCTGTTTTCATGTCTGCCAGTGCCGATGGCTTGCCCCTGGCCCTGCTGCATCATTTGAAGCATAACAAAGCCCTGCATAAGCAGGTGGTGCTGCTCACGGTGAAATTCGAAGACGTCCCGCATCTGCGCGGCCAGACGAGGCACGAGATCGAGCAGCACTGCGACGAATTTTACCGGGTAGTTTTGCGTTACGGCTTTGCCGAGTCGCCCCAGGTCTTTGACGACCTGTGTCACGCCCTCAGCGAAAAGACCAAGCTGAAGCGCGCGGGCATCACCTTTTATCAAAGCCGGGAGATCCTGCTGACGAACGGCCCTGGCAAGATGGCCCGCTGGCGGAAACGGCTCTTTGTCACCCTCAGCCGCCTGTCCAGGCCTGCCACGGGCTACTTTGACCTGCCGCCCCGCCAAGTGTGTGAGCTAGGCATCCAGCTAGAGGTGTAA
- a CDS encoding translocation/assembly module TamB domain-containing protein has protein sequence MSTRSRRRSGKSPRWLLVLVALAIAGIVLVLLMPMLVMNWVRGYLQEEAFRGRMEQLFGTQMRGEVKLAPLRWTGDEVTSTEAGVTTANGWQAQLDGLHLTLDWNAFRQGKWRTVGAGVDSLKLERLAAPVIASPQAERAVAGEDWTASSSIPAWLRRYLPDETEMDGLQVSRFSLLHPGPWNLRDMHVRVGTWRQGETSFQATVEGGLVETPILLPAQLVPVKLNLTRASVRISREDVHLKEATLKWLDAGEVTARGHLRPQAGTWEATAHLKGIPLQECLTEDWKIRLSGNVEGELNALGSTVLTPTVKGRLNLREGVLTALPILDQLAAYTGVERFKRLVLDEARAEVTSTDSRKTFEKILLKSNGLLHLEGQLVVQGEQIEGNFLLGVTPETLKWIPGAQQHVFTAANPSGPAGMLWTPLRITGTLQAPREDLTARLAAGAGKAVLDVPGQVVNQGSELLLTPVLGKEAGALPNEVLRGATDATGKAVETGVKLLEGIGGGLLGK, from the coding sequence ATGAGCACCCGTTCCCGTCGTCGTTCTGGCAAAAGCCCACGCTGGCTCCTGGTCTTGGTCGCGTTGGCCATCGCTGGCATCGTGCTTGTGTTGCTGATGCCCATGCTGGTGATGAATTGGGTGCGAGGGTATCTTCAGGAAGAGGCCTTTCGCGGGCGGATGGAGCAACTCTTTGGCACCCAAATGCGCGGAGAAGTGAAGCTGGCCCCACTGCGCTGGACGGGGGATGAGGTGACTAGCACGGAGGCCGGTGTGACCACGGCGAATGGCTGGCAGGCCCAGCTGGATGGGCTGCATCTCACGCTGGACTGGAATGCCTTTCGCCAGGGGAAATGGCGCACGGTGGGGGCTGGGGTGGACAGTCTTAAGCTGGAGCGTCTGGCGGCCCCCGTGATTGCGTCGCCCCAGGCTGAGAGAGCGGTGGCGGGTGAAGACTGGACTGCAAGCAGCAGCATCCCTGCTTGGTTGCGTCGCTACTTGCCGGATGAAACGGAGATGGATGGACTGCAAGTCTCGCGCTTTTCTCTCCTGCATCCCGGGCCCTGGAATCTTCGCGATATGCATGTGCGGGTTGGCACCTGGCGGCAGGGAGAGACTTCGTTTCAGGCCACGGTGGAAGGCGGCTTGGTCGAAACGCCGATCCTGCTGCCTGCGCAGTTGGTACCGGTGAAGTTGAATCTCACGCGTGCTTCCGTGCGCATTAGCCGTGAAGACGTGCATTTAAAAGAGGCCACTTTGAAATGGTTGGATGCTGGGGAGGTCACAGCAAGGGGGCACCTGCGCCCTCAGGCAGGTACATGGGAAGCGACGGCGCATTTGAAAGGCATTCCGCTTCAGGAGTGCCTAACCGAAGATTGGAAAATTCGTTTGAGTGGAAATGTCGAGGGGGAGCTCAATGCGCTGGGTAGCACCGTTCTGACTCCCACGGTTAAAGGTCGTCTGAATCTTCGCGAAGGGGTGCTCACGGCGCTGCCCATCTTGGATCAATTGGCCGCATACACCGGGGTGGAGCGATTTAAGCGGTTGGTGCTGGACGAGGCCCGTGCTGAAGTGACAAGCACTGACAGCCGCAAGACCTTTGAAAAGATCCTCCTGAAATCGAATGGGCTGCTGCATCTGGAGGGGCAGCTCGTGGTGCAGGGAGAGCAGATCGAAGGAAACTTTTTGTTAGGAGTGACACCTGAGACGCTGAAGTGGATCCCAGGGGCTCAACAGCATGTTTTTACAGCGGCGAATCCCTCTGGTCCGGCAGGCATGCTGTGGACGCCCCTGCGCATCACTGGGACGTTGCAGGCCCCACGTGAAGACCTGACAGCACGGTTAGCCGCAGGCGCTGGCAAAGCGGTGCTGGATGTTCCTGGCCAGGTGGTCAATCAAGGCAGCGAGCTTTTGCTAACACCCGTTTTGGGGAAGGAAGCGGGAGCTCTCCCCAATGAAGTCCTACGAGGCGCGACGGATGCGACCGGCAAGGCCGTGGAAACTGGGGTGAAGCTGCTGGAAGGCATCGGGGGTGGCCTCTTGGGCAAATGA
- a CDS encoding DMP19 family protein: MKKPLSAQGLDVQDRRFIFKLADMVADYIEMDETPDSMNRLKALPEHWRYLLPLLCYYNEVNNGGHHQYLWNSQGAYRSLVAEGLKYYQADQFEKNYIEVMTLYKPGLYEVSNGASWESFQGTYKEDRYDRQDSLFFKLSPNLAELLAKVVRENLELYQ, translated from the coding sequence ATGAAAAAGCCACTTTCAGCACAAGGTCTAGATGTCCAAGATAGACGTTTCATCTTCAAACTGGCAGACATGGTAGCAGATTACATTGAGATGGATGAGACTCCAGACTCCATGAATCGGCTCAAGGCTTTGCCAGAGCATTGGCGCTATCTTTTGCCTCTGCTATGCTACTACAACGAAGTGAATAATGGCGGGCATCATCAATACTTGTGGAATTCACAAGGGGCATACCGAAGTCTGGTTGCTGAAGGCCTCAAATATTATCAAGCCGACCAATTTGAGAAAAATTACATTGAGGTCATGACTCTCTATAAACCCGGACTTTATGAGGTCTCTAATGGTGCCTCATGGGAGTCTTTTCAAGGGACCTATAAAGAGGACAGATATGACAGACAAGATTCTCTCTTTTTTAAGCTTTCTCCAAATCTTGCTGAACTCTTGGCGAAAGTGGTCAGGGAGAATCTTGAACTGTATCAGTGA
- a CDS encoding DUF1501 domain-containing protein, with translation MSLERELHAEYARYCTRRWFFKECGVGMAGLAAADLLAPQATAAPSAVNPLLPKRAHYPAKAKRVIYLFMGGAPSHLELFDNKPELAKWDGKLPPADLLKGYRAAFINPNSKLMGSKYAFAKHGQSGAEIGELLPHTARMADDLTIVKSMKTDAFNHAPAQILMSTGAQIFGRPSFGAWTLYGLGTENQDLPGYVVLQSGQKGPSGGMSNFGCGFLPTMYQGVPFRSSGEPVLYLSNPKGVSEATQRNTLDVLKQMNEERLGVMGDPEIASRINSFELAYRMQKTAPEVMDISQEPQHILDMYGAKPGEASFANNCLLARRLIESGVRFVQLFHEAWDHHGGLTKGLKEQCGLTDQPCAALVQDLKQRGLLEDTIVIWGGEFGRTPMVQGGSDGRDHHPNAFTMWFAGGGMKPGLTLGATDEFGFNVTEDPVHVHDLHATLLHLLGFEHTKLAVKFQGLDMRLTNVHGELVPKLLA, from the coding sequence ATGAGTTTGGAACGTGAGCTACACGCGGAATACGCCCGCTACTGCACCCGCCGCTGGTTCTTTAAAGAATGCGGGGTGGGCATGGCTGGCCTAGCGGCGGCGGATCTGCTGGCCCCACAGGCCACAGCGGCCCCCTCGGCGGTGAATCCCCTGCTGCCCAAGCGGGCTCATTACCCCGCCAAGGCCAAACGCGTGATTTACCTGTTCATGGGTGGAGCTCCGAGTCATTTGGAACTTTTCGACAATAAACCCGAGCTGGCGAAGTGGGATGGCAAGCTGCCCCCGGCGGATCTTTTAAAGGGTTACCGCGCTGCCTTCATCAATCCCAACAGCAAGCTCATGGGGTCGAAGTACGCCTTTGCCAAACATGGGCAGAGTGGGGCGGAGATCGGTGAGCTACTGCCCCATACTGCGAGGATGGCAGATGACCTCACCATCGTGAAGTCCATGAAGACGGATGCGTTTAACCACGCCCCAGCGCAGATCCTCATGAGCACCGGCGCGCAGATCTTTGGGCGGCCCAGCTTTGGGGCCTGGACCCTGTATGGACTGGGGACGGAGAACCAGGACCTGCCAGGGTATGTGGTGCTGCAGAGTGGGCAGAAAGGCCCCAGCGGCGGCATGTCGAATTTTGGCTGCGGTTTCCTGCCCACCATGTACCAGGGTGTGCCCTTCCGCAGCAGTGGCGAGCCCGTGCTATACCTCAGCAATCCGAAAGGCGTCAGTGAGGCCACGCAGCGCAACACGCTGGATGTTTTAAAGCAGATGAACGAGGAGCGGCTGGGGGTGATGGGAGATCCAGAGATCGCCTCTCGCATCAATAGCTTTGAGCTTGCCTACCGCATGCAAAAAACCGCCCCGGAGGTGATGGACATCAGCCAAGAGCCGCAGCACATCCTGGACATGTATGGGGCCAAGCCAGGGGAGGCCAGCTTTGCTAACAACTGTTTGTTAGCGCGGCGGTTGATCGAGAGTGGCGTGCGTTTTGTGCAGCTCTTTCATGAGGCTTGGGATCATCATGGCGGCCTAACCAAAGGTCTGAAAGAGCAGTGCGGGCTCACGGATCAACCCTGCGCGGCCCTGGTGCAGGACCTCAAGCAGCGCGGCCTGCTGGAGGATACGATTGTGATCTGGGGCGGTGAATTTGGTCGCACACCGATGGTGCAGGGGGGCAGCGATGGGCGAGATCATCACCCGAATGCCTTCACCATGTGGTTTGCCGGCGGTGGCATGAAACCGGGTCTGACCCTGGGCGCCACGGATGAATTTGGCTTCAATGTGACGGAGGACCCGGTGCATGTGCATGACCTGCATGCCACGCTGCTGCACCTGCTGGGTTTTGAGCACACGAAGCTGGCGGTGAAGTTCCAGGGCCTGGACATGCGGCTGACGAATGTACATGGGGAATTGGTGCCGAAGTTGCTGGCGTGA
- a CDS encoding ATP-binding cassette domain-containing protein, producing MLEAFNVGLEVDAPPGSEQDSLYLLREVNLRVPQGHLMAIVGPSGCGKTTLLKVIAGIQEQSQGELKWEGRDLQEEEDLHPGELGYVPQFSVAHDLLTVEECIASSMALRTQLPGTDDFEPKLDHILSVTGLTDLADRRVKVLSGGQKRRLGLALELVTNPCLLLCDEVTSGLDPKSETEITELLKVLARQNPRRLVINVTHSLASLEAFDSVLVMYQGRLVYHGAPKLLTHYFTVEHAEDVYLRLTQRDAVEWHESWQKKRSYYESMLFEGKAEKLATPENTDAEESAEEPNPMAPEELPSLFSQVFTLLHRRWTIFRRDRGQVGLHLAMLIGFPLLVVIFALDGIKPLKQLNQRQETDIVYEMQRQAQHQFDQLQAGGIVSGLIMLQVVLVTLMASNNAAREIAGERLILEREKLGGLSTLAYLISKVLFLGVFVLAQSVWMGVFVDMIVGGLPGDLLVKLVLLVLSSAAMTSICLGISALSRSPEKATILSIYLVGFQLPLSGAVLTLPDWLEGAVNPFIAAFWAWSGSLRSMSDTAFYDAVKKVTDTSLVSPELAAFVLLAHIVIGLSMTYVGTKGSQWE from the coding sequence ATGCTGGAAGCTTTCAATGTCGGTCTTGAAGTGGATGCCCCTCCGGGGTCAGAGCAGGACAGCCTCTACCTCCTGCGTGAGGTGAACCTCCGCGTCCCCCAGGGCCACCTCATGGCCATCGTCGGTCCCTCCGGCTGCGGTAAAACCACGCTGCTGAAGGTCATCGCCGGGATCCAGGAACAATCCCAGGGGGAGCTCAAATGGGAAGGGCGCGACCTGCAAGAGGAAGAAGATCTGCACCCTGGGGAGTTAGGTTACGTGCCGCAATTCAGCGTCGCCCATGATCTACTTACCGTGGAGGAATGCATCGCCAGCAGCATGGCCCTTCGCACTCAGTTACCCGGCACGGATGACTTTGAACCTAAACTAGATCACATCCTCTCCGTCACGGGCCTCACCGATCTAGCAGACCGCCGTGTCAAAGTGCTGTCTGGGGGGCAAAAACGCCGCCTGGGCCTCGCCCTGGAGTTGGTCACGAATCCCTGCCTGCTACTCTGTGATGAAGTCACCAGCGGTCTAGACCCCAAATCCGAGACGGAGATCACCGAACTCCTGAAAGTACTGGCCCGGCAAAACCCGCGGCGGCTAGTCATCAATGTCACCCACAGTCTCGCCAGCCTAGAGGCCTTTGATAGCGTGCTGGTGATGTATCAAGGCCGCCTCGTTTATCATGGGGCACCGAAGCTCCTCACCCACTATTTCACCGTCGAACATGCCGAAGATGTGTACCTGCGCCTAACCCAGCGCGATGCAGTCGAGTGGCATGAGTCATGGCAGAAAAAGCGCAGCTATTACGAGTCCATGCTGTTTGAAGGCAAGGCTGAGAAGCTGGCCACCCCTGAAAACACCGACGCGGAAGAATCCGCTGAGGAACCCAACCCCATGGCCCCCGAGGAACTACCCAGCCTGTTCAGCCAAGTCTTCACCCTGCTGCATCGGCGCTGGACCATCTTTCGTCGAGATCGCGGCCAAGTCGGACTGCATCTGGCCATGCTCATCGGCTTTCCTTTGTTAGTCGTCATCTTTGCCCTGGATGGCATCAAACCGCTCAAGCAGCTCAACCAGCGGCAGGAGACAGACATCGTGTATGAAATGCAGCGGCAGGCCCAGCATCAGTTCGACCAATTGCAGGCTGGCGGCATCGTCAGCGGGCTCATCATGCTACAGGTCGTGCTGGTCACCCTCATGGCCAGCAACAACGCTGCACGTGAAATCGCCGGCGAACGCCTCATTTTGGAACGCGAGAAGTTAGGCGGCCTCAGCACCCTGGCCTACCTCATCAGCAAGGTGCTTTTCCTCGGCGTCTTTGTCCTCGCCCAAAGTGTGTGGATGGGGGTGTTTGTGGACATGATCGTGGGCGGGTTACCTGGAGATTTGCTGGTGAAACTGGTGCTGCTGGTCCTTTCCTCCGCCGCCATGACCAGCATCTGCCTGGGCATCAGCGCGCTGAGTCGTAGCCCGGAAAAAGCCACCATCCTCAGCATCTACCTCGTCGGTTTTCAACTACCGCTTTCCGGCGCGGTGCTCACGTTGCCCGATTGGCTAGAGGGCGCGGTCAATCCCTTCATCGCCGCTTTCTGGGCCTGGTCCGGCAGCCTACGCAGCATGAGCGACACCGCCTTTTACGACGCCGTGAAAAAGGTTACCGACACCTCCCTCGTCTCCCCTGAACTCGCCGCTTTCGTACTCCTCGCCCACATCGTCATCGGCCTCAGCATGACCTACGTGGGCACCAAGGGCAGCCAGTGGGAGTGA